The following is a genomic window from Planctomycetia bacterium.
AACGCCTATGCAAAATTCTTCGGGGCCAAGACGGTGATCGCCGAAAAGACGCGCGAGGGCCATCGCGAGAAAGCCTTCGTCAATCGCATCATCGGGCACGTGAAAGGAAAGCACGCCCTGATCGTGGACGACTTCACCATCACCGGCGGGACGCTCATCGCGACGGCGGAGCGTCTCAAGAAGGAAGGGGCCCGCGATATCTTCGCGGCCGTTGCACACGGCGTGATGAGCGAGGGGTCGACGGCGAAAGTGGACGCCAGCCCCATCAAGGAACTCGTCATCACCGACACCCTTGAATATAGATTCGAGCCGTTGTCAAAACGCGTAAAAGTGATTTCGGCGGCCCCGCTCTTTGCCCGGGCCATTCGAAACATTCACCAGCAGACGAGTGTTTCGGGATTATTCGAACAATAGTGGTCGGTTGGGGTTTCGCCCGGCGGCCGGCGCTGGATCACTCCCGCGAATCAGTCCTGCTCGGTTACGAGCGACAAGGAAGTCCGCTTCGTTCGTCCGTTCGATAGCATCCGGGATATTTGATCAATCGCCTGATCGATGTCGGGCATGTGCGGATGCAGTTTCATCACCGCTTCATATTGCCCAAGAGCCTCGTCATAGCGACCTAACGCGACGAGGCAGTTGGCCATATTCGCCAGCGCGCCAAAATGGGCTGGGTTCAAGTCGATTGCGCGCTTCGCGTCGCGCATAGCCGCCTGATAGCGCCCCAGAAGCGAGTACGCCTGGCTCCGCTGGTGATAGGCCTCGGCGAAATGTGGAAAGGTCTTGATCAGGGATGTAAGCAGGGGAATGACGCTATCGCTTTCCTTGTCGTGAATGAGCGGAGCGATTTTCGTAAGTACGCCCTGTGCGACCGGGCCCGCGGCACGAAACCAAATCGACCACAGCGCGTCCTCGGCCAGCGAAATGAGTCGCGGGTCATCGCGATGCAGCAACTCTAGCAGCGCCGGACAAGCAGACATGTCCCCCACAAGGCCCAGTGCGATCGTCACCACCTGAATCGTCTCTGCGTCGTGTGATTCGAGAAACAAGGCAAGGCAATCCGCCGACCACGAACCGTCGAGGTCTCGGGCAAGTCCCGCAAGGTCATCCCTTAATAAATAAGGGCGTGCGAACTCCACGAGCTTTCGCGCGGCGATGTCTTGTTCGTCCATGTGTCCTGATCCCCAGACGACTGGTACATCGACCATATCAGAATTCCTGCCGCCAAGGCAAGGGAGCAGCGACCGATTTCGATGAGATAGTTTCCAAACAAGAAAGGACCAACGACTACCATCCGTGGGTCGCGTAAAACCAAGTATACGCCGCTCAAAACGCGGGTCAAACGGGCCTCCCTTTGCGACCGGCGAAAACCGCGATAGCATGGCTGAAAACCGTGATGCGCCGTGAGAAATTATCTGACTGTTTGACCCGGCGCAGGAAGATTTGACGCACCCCCAGTTGCAAGCCCATGAACTCAGAATTCCTCAAAGACCTTTTCGAATCCGTTCGCTCCGGAAAAACATCGGTGGAGCACGCCGTCGCAAGGCTGCGTGACCTGCCCTACGAGTCCATCGGTTTTGCCAATGTCGATCATCACCGGGCAATCCGCTGTGGCTTTCCGGAGGTGATCTTCTGCCCCGGCAAGACCGCCGAGCAGGTAGCCTCCATCTTCGAGAAGCTCGCTGGCGCCGGGGGAAATGTCCTCGCGACGCGCGCCACCGCCGGCCAGTACGAAGCCGTGCGAAAGGCATCGCCAAATGCCGAGTTCCACGAGACCGCGCGCTGTATCACGCTCCGCCAGCAAACCGCGGCGCTGTCGACGGGCATCATCGCCCTGGTCACCGGCGGGACAAGTGATATGCCGGTCATTGAAGAAGCCCGGGTGACATGCGAAATCATGGATCAGCGCACGCAGCCGTTTTATGACGTCGGCGTCGCGGGGATTCATCGCCTGCTCAGTCAGTCAAAAGAACTGCGGGCCGCGCGGGTGGTCATCGTCGCCGCCGGCATGGAAGGGGCGCTGGCCAGTGTAGTCGGCGGCCTCGTTGCGGCGCCGGTCATCGCTGTGCCGACCAGCGTGGGATATGGAGCAAGCTTTGAGGGGCTCGCCGCCCTGCTCGCCATGCTCAACTCCTGCGCGACGGGAGTGGCCGTCATGAACATCGACAACGGTTTCGGCGCCGCTGCCCTGGCGGCAAAGATCAATCGCCTCGGCGAACCATCGACCGGCTCCTAGGCGAGCGAAGCAGCCTATCCATCGCGCCGAACGTGCTCCGAGGCCGGCTCGATGAGTGCCGATAAACCACGGTCTAATGGGACTTCGCGCGTATGTATCAATCAAAGCCTCGACTCCGCCGGATTTCGGCCCTTCCCAGGCTTTCATCCCGCGCCAAAGACGCCCACAAGGGCTCTTTCGGTCGCGTCCTGGTGATCGGCGGTTCGCGCGGCATGATCGGCGCGCCGGCTCTGGTGGCGAATGCCGCGCTGCGCAGCGGAGCGGGCCTTGTCACCGTGGCATGTCCCCGCTCCATTCAACTGGCCGTCGCCGCGCTCTGCCCCTGCGCCACCTCACTCCCGCTCCCCGAAGACGCGCAGGGCACCCTCGACCCGCGGCAGGCGATGGAAAACCTTCACGATCACGGCTTGCTGAATGAGCCCACCGCGCCCTCCGTCGTCGCCATCGGACCGGGCATCGGCCGTGGTGACAGTGCGTTTGACGCCGCAATGACACAATTGATCAATTCCTTCGGCGACGATGCGAGGACGCCCGTCGTCCTGGATGCTGACGCACTGAATGTCATGCACAAGTCCGTCGGCGACGGCGCAGGCTGGGATCGCGCTCTGCACTTCCGCACCGTGATCACGCCGCATCCCGGCGAGCTTGCGCGGATGCATGGCGTCTCGACGGCCGAGATTCAGGCGGATCGTCAGGAATACGCCGTCAAGACGGCGCGAGAAATGTCCGGCGGCAAAGACCACCCGGATTATCGCGCTGTGGTCGTCCTCAAGGGCGCCGGCACCATCGTCACCGACGGCGTAAACCTCTACGTCAATAAAACCGGCAACCCCGGGATGGCTACCGGCGGTAGCGGCGACGTGCTGACCGGCATCATCGCCGGATTCATTGCACAGCGGATGTCAGGCTTTCATTCCGCGATTCTGGGCGTTCACCTTCACGGTTTGGCCGGCGACCTTGCCGCAAGGTCACTCGGCAAGGTGTCAGTGATCGCAACAGACCTGATCGATCACCTGCCCGACGCATTCAAAAAGCTTCAGCGATAAACACTTGCCGCCTCGATCCTTCAAGAAAATCCTGATGCCGCGAAAATTTTCGCGTGAGCGTTGAAACCCTTCGACGTTTGTAGTAGGATGACGACACTTGTAGTAGGTTGGACCCCTTCGAGGGGGCCGCGCAGGTGTAAGGGAATATCCCATGACCGACCGACAATACGATTTGGGTGATGCCGAGCTGGAGGTCCTCAAGGTCTTGTGGGACCAGGGGCCGGCCACCGTTCGCGATGTCATGAACGTCCTGCACGACCGCGGCAAGAAGGTGGCCTACACCACCGTCCTGACTTTCCTGTCGCGGTTGGAGCAGAAGGAGCTTGTGGCCAGCGACAAGTCGGGCCTGGCCTACGTCTATAAGCCACTGGTCTCGCGCGACAAGATCACTCGAAATCGGCTAAAGACACTGGTCAAACAGCTCTACAACGGTGCGGCGGGGCCATTGGTCTTGCAGTTGATCAAGACCCAGCGCTTTACGCCGGATGAGATTGACGCACTCCAGGATTTGATAAATCGATTGGACGCGGGAGACAACCGCTCGGACTCGTGATCGATCACCGCCGTGATATGGACACGGCCTTGATAGGGGAGCGACGCTGATGGGGTCCTGGACCTCATTCCTAATCGACGCACTTTGGCGAAATGCACTGGCGGTGATCCCGCTGGTGCTCATCGTCGCGGCGGCTTGCCGATGGCTGCCATGTCGACCGCCCACCAGACACGCCCTGTGGTTGTTCATCTTGGCATGGCTGGTCGTGCCGCCGATGCTGCCGTCGTTTGTACCGAGCAGGGGGCCTGATCTCGCCAGCGATCCGATTGTTCGCGCTCCAACAGATGTGCAAAGCGCCGCCCCGAACTCAGAATCATTGCCCTCCATCGCCGATCGGCGATCTCAAAGGCATCAACAAGCTCCCACTCCACCCTGGACAGAAGACTCGGCTCCGCTCCATCAGCCGGCGAGGCTCGCCTCGGCTGCGGACGTGGTCGGGTCTCTGTCCGCCCAGGGGTCCGAGCCTTCCATTTCCCATCCGTTACCGACGGACATACAGGAATTGCTGACGTGCTTGCCCCGGGTCGATGACTTGAAAGGTCGTCTACCTAAATCTGAGAATTGCTCTCAAAGCTGTGATCTCCCGTCTTCGTGTTCATCGCCCTCAAAGACCCGATCGGCGCTGGGTGATCTATCCCTCGCAACCCGAATTCCCCCG
Proteins encoded in this region:
- a CDS encoding tetratricopeptide repeat protein, which encodes MDEQDIAARKLVEFARPYLLRDDLAGLARDLDGSWSADCLALFLESHDAETIQVVTIALGLVGDMSACPALLELLHRDDPRLISLAEDALWSIWFRAAGPVAQGVLTKIAPLIHDKESDSVIPLLTSLIKTFPHFAEAYHQRSQAYSLLGRYQAAMRDAKRAIDLNPAHFGALANMANCLVALGRYDEALGQYEAVMKLHPHMPDIDQAIDQISRMLSNGRTKRTSLSLVTEQD
- the larB gene encoding nickel pincer cofactor biosynthesis protein LarB, producing the protein MNSEFLKDLFESVRSGKTSVEHAVARLRDLPYESIGFANVDHHRAIRCGFPEVIFCPGKTAEQVASIFEKLAGAGGNVLATRATAGQYEAVRKASPNAEFHETARCITLRQQTAALSTGIIALVTGGTSDMPVIEEARVTCEIMDQRTQPFYDVGVAGIHRLLSQSKELRAARVVIVAAGMEGALASVVGGLVAAPVIAVPTSVGYGASFEGLAALLAMLNSCATGVAVMNIDNGFGAAALAAKINRLGEPSTGS
- a CDS encoding NAD(P)H-hydrate dehydratase; the encoded protein is MYQSKPRLRRISALPRLSSRAKDAHKGSFGRVLVIGGSRGMIGAPALVANAALRSGAGLVTVACPRSIQLAVAALCPCATSLPLPEDAQGTLDPRQAMENLHDHGLLNEPTAPSVVAIGPGIGRGDSAFDAAMTQLINSFGDDARTPVVLDADALNVMHKSVGDGAGWDRALHFRTVITPHPGELARMHGVSTAEIQADRQEYAVKTAREMSGGKDHPDYRAVVVLKGAGTIVTDGVNLYVNKTGNPGMATGGSGDVLTGIIAGFIAQRMSGFHSAILGVHLHGLAGDLAARSLGKVSVIATDLIDHLPDAFKKLQR
- a CDS encoding BlaI/MecI/CopY family transcriptional regulator, translating into MTDRQYDLGDAELEVLKVLWDQGPATVRDVMNVLHDRGKKVAYTTVLTFLSRLEQKELVASDKSGLAYVYKPLVSRDKITRNRLKTLVKQLYNGAAGPLVLQLIKTQRFTPDEIDALQDLINRLDAGDNRSDS